Proteins encoded by one window of Filimonas effusa:
- a CDS encoding KUP/HAK/KT family potassium transporter encodes MGKQLNKVSAAGLVIALGIIYGDIGTSPLYVLNAIINGREISEKLILGALSCIIWTLTLQTTVKYVILTLKADNKGEGGIFSLYALVRRQRKWLVIPAMLGGAALLADGIITPPITVTSAIEGLRTISQFKGISQHTIVYIVVGIFAVFFFMQQFGTSAIGKMFGPIMFIWFATMALLGIAHVSDDAAIVKALNPYYAIDLLVNYPKGFWLLGAVFLCTTGAEALYSDLGHCGRGNIRVSWIYVKACLILNYLGQGAWLLANYDHVTVNEAVARQINNPFYAIMPDWFKIPGIIIATAAAIIASQALITGSFTLISEAMRLNLWPKLKVNYPTEEKGQAFIPGINTLLFIGCTGVVIFFQKSSNMEAAYGLAITLCMLSTSILFANYMVSRRTPSVLIYLYLAVYFTIEISFLIANLEKFPHGGFVTLVIGGGLFFVMYVWFRSRRIKNRYVEFVRLEHYLPMIQELSNDKSVPKYATHLVYMTSANNPKEIEHKIIYSILNKKPKRADIYWFVHVDVLDDPYTCEYIVDHIIPNDIIRIEFRLGFRVEQKINLMFRKVVEELVTNKEVNITSRYESLERNNVVGDFQFIVMEKYLSGDNELPFTEKLIMRVHFWLKDISLTEERGFGLDPSFVTVEKFPLIISPTPSIPLKRIFNEFEEEL; translated from the coding sequence GTGGGTAAGCAGTTAAATAAGGTTTCAGCAGCAGGTTTAGTGATAGCATTAGGGATCATTTATGGCGACATCGGAACCTCTCCATTATACGTATTAAACGCTATTATCAACGGTCGCGAGATTTCGGAAAAGCTAATACTGGGAGCATTATCCTGTATTATCTGGACGCTGACACTGCAAACCACCGTAAAGTACGTGATACTGACCTTAAAAGCCGATAACAAGGGCGAGGGTGGTATCTTCAGTTTATATGCGCTGGTACGGCGACAACGAAAATGGCTGGTAATCCCGGCCATGTTAGGAGGTGCAGCCCTGCTGGCCGATGGCATCATCACCCCTCCCATCACAGTCACCTCCGCCATTGAAGGCTTACGTACAATAAGCCAGTTCAAAGGCATTTCACAGCACACGATCGTATACATTGTCGTGGGCATATTTGCAGTATTCTTTTTCATGCAGCAATTCGGCACATCCGCCATAGGGAAGATGTTTGGCCCCATTATGTTCATCTGGTTTGCTACCATGGCATTGCTGGGTATAGCACACGTATCGGATGATGCCGCTATCGTAAAAGCGCTAAATCCTTATTACGCGATAGACCTGCTGGTTAATTATCCCAAAGGTTTCTGGTTATTGGGAGCCGTATTCTTATGTACTACGGGTGCTGAAGCGCTTTATTCCGACCTCGGGCATTGTGGCCGCGGTAACATAAGGGTTAGCTGGATCTATGTGAAAGCCTGCCTTATCCTGAACTACCTGGGCCAGGGCGCCTGGCTGCTGGCCAACTACGACCACGTAACGGTAAATGAAGCCGTTGCCCGTCAAATAAACAACCCGTTCTATGCCATCATGCCCGACTGGTTCAAAATACCCGGTATTATCATTGCCACCGCAGCTGCTATTATTGCCAGCCAGGCGTTGATAACAGGGTCTTTTACCCTCATATCTGAAGCAATGCGCCTGAACCTCTGGCCCAAATTAAAGGTCAATTACCCTACAGAGGAAAAAGGTCAGGCCTTTATTCCAGGTATCAATACCCTGCTGTTTATAGGTTGTACGGGCGTTGTTATCTTCTTTCAGAAATCATCGAATATGGAAGCCGCTTATGGGCTGGCCATTACCCTGTGTATGCTCAGCACCTCTATCCTGTTTGCTAATTATATGGTAAGCCGGCGCACACCTTCCGTGCTCATCTATCTGTACCTGGCAGTTTATTTTACAATAGAAATATCGTTCCTGATAGCCAACCTCGAGAAATTCCCGCACGGCGGTTTTGTAACGCTGGTAATTGGCGGCGGACTCTTTTTTGTCATGTACGTTTGGTTCCGTAGCCGCAGAATTAAAAACCGCTACGTCGAATTCGTCCGGCTCGAACATTACCTGCCCATGATCCAGGAACTGAGTAACGACAAAAGTGTTCCCAAGTATGCCACGCACCTGGTATATATGACCAGCGCCAACAACCCCAAGGAAATAGAACATAAGATCATTTATTCCATACTGAACAAAAAACCAAAACGGGCAGATATTTATTGGTTTGTACACGTAGACGTACTCGATGATCCCTATACCTGCGAGTACATTGTAGACCATATCATCCCCAACGACATTATACGCATAGAGTTCAGGCTGGGATTCCGGGTAGAACAAAAGATCAATCTCATGTTCCGGAAAGTAGTGGAAGAACTGGTAACGAACAAAGAAGTAAACATCACCAGCAGGTACGAAAGCCTCGAACGGAATAACGTAGTGGGCGACTTCCAGTTCATTGTGATGGAAAAATACCTGTCGGGCGACAACGAACTGCCATTTACAGAGAAGCTGATCATGAGGGTGCATTTCTGGCTGAAAGATATCAGCCTGACGGAAGAACGCGGTTTTGGATTGGACCCGAGTTTTGTAACAGTAGAAAAATTCCCGCTGATAATATCACCTACGCCAAGCATACCACTAAAGCGTATCTTCAACGAGTTTGAAGAGGAATTATAG
- a CDS encoding type II toxin-antitoxin system HicB family antitoxin, producing MTDTLIHNGYHGSVRYSSADEVFHGRIVGINDLVTFEGTNVAELKAAFKAAVADYLETCKALGKEPEKSYKGSFNIRIPAYLHKEAALWASINQISLNDFVRVAIDYTLRNKEAVAVLLHEQ from the coding sequence ATGACTGATACTTTAATACACAACGGTTATCATGGTTCTGTGCGTTATAGTTCTGCCGACGAAGTATTTCATGGCAGAATAGTTGGCATCAACGACCTGGTTACTTTTGAGGGAACGAACGTTGCGGAACTTAAAGCGGCGTTTAAAGCGGCGGTAGCCGATTATTTAGAGACTTGTAAGGCGCTTGGTAAAGAACCTGAGAAGTCTTACAAAGGCAGTTTTAATATCAGGATACCCGCTTATCTTCATAAGGAGGCTGCGCTTTGGGCGTCGATCAACCAAATTTCACTCAACGATTTTGTGCGGGTGGCTATAGACTATACTTTACGAAATAAAGAGGCTGTTGCTGTGTTGTTACACGAGCAGTAG
- a CDS encoding type II toxin-antitoxin system HicA family toxin, with translation MSRIEKLVERLLSEPKDFEWDEAVKLLDHFGYYELPNGKTGGSRRKFADRHKSLICFHKPHPGNIMKEYAVKYLIAHLKQKKLINDD, from the coding sequence ATGAGCAGGATTGAAAAGTTGGTGGAAAGGCTTCTGTCGGAGCCAAAAGATTTCGAGTGGGATGAAGCAGTTAAGCTGCTTGATCATTTTGGGTATTATGAATTACCGAATGGGAAAACGGGAGGGTCGAGGCGAAAGTTTGCTGACCGGCACAAAAGCCTGATCTGTTTTCATAAGCCTCACCCGGGAAATATCATGAAGGAATATGCAGTCAAATATTTGATTGCGCATTTAAAACAAAAAAAATTAATCAACGATGACTGA
- a CDS encoding hydrogen peroxide-inducible genes activator — translation MTFTQLEYIVAVDTHRHFAEAAQHCYVTQPTLSMQIHKLEEELSVKIFDRSKQPVLPTEAGREIIEQARRILSGRNDLLEMLDAKKGIVNGELRVGIIPTIAPYLLPLVVPAFTKKYPQVRLIVNELTTALMISKLREGKIDAGILVTPLQEQGIKENILFYEELLVYVSKNNSAFSKNYVLPKDIDPDKLWLLEEGHCFRSQIINLCELRRAGKTSHFEYEAGSLETLRRMVDINDGITILPELATADMTANQLKHLRSFKQPAPVREVSLIVHRDFVKRKLVEVLKQTILQVIPEKIRKNKKQQIVPI, via the coding sequence ATGACGTTTACACAGTTGGAATATATTGTAGCGGTAGATACGCATCGCCATTTTGCTGAAGCCGCCCAGCATTGTTATGTGACCCAGCCGACTTTAAGCATGCAGATCCATAAGCTGGAGGAAGAGCTAAGTGTGAAAATCTTCGACAGGAGCAAACAGCCGGTATTACCCACGGAAGCGGGGCGTGAGATCATTGAGCAGGCGCGCCGCATTCTTTCGGGCAGGAATGATCTGCTTGAGATGCTTGATGCAAAGAAGGGCATTGTTAACGGAGAGCTGCGGGTGGGCATTATACCTACCATTGCGCCTTACCTGTTGCCACTGGTAGTACCTGCGTTTACCAAGAAGTATCCCCAGGTACGGCTTATCGTGAATGAGCTTACGACGGCGCTTATGATCAGTAAATTACGTGAAGGGAAAATCGATGCCGGTATTCTTGTCACGCCTCTCCAGGAGCAGGGTATCAAAGAAAACATTCTTTTTTATGAAGAATTGCTGGTCTACGTTTCCAAAAATAATTCTGCGTTCAGTAAGAACTATGTGCTGCCTAAAGATATAGATCCTGATAAGTTATGGTTGCTGGAAGAAGGGCATTGTTTTCGTTCGCAGATCATCAACCTGTGTGAATTAAGGCGTGCAGGCAAAACCAGCCATTTTGAATATGAGGCCGGCAGCCTGGAGACCCTGCGGCGGATGGTTGATATCAACGACGGTATCACCATTTTGCCAGAACTGGCTACTGCCGATATGACTGCCAACCAGTTGAAACATCTGCGCAGTTTTAAGCAGCCGGCGCCTGTTAGAGAGGTTAGCTTAATTGTTCACCGTGATTTTGTGAAACGGAAGCTGGTAGAAGTATTAAAGCAGACCATACTCCAGGTCATTCCGGAAAAGATCAGGAAAAACAAGAAGCAGCAGATCGTTCCTATATAA
- a CDS encoding S66 peptidase family protein: protein MVLVPPALKKGDTIGIVCPSGYMALEKMEKCIAALRRWGFHVKMGSTPGQQFHYFSGTDEDRLADLQQMMDDSGVQAILCGRGGYGMSRIIDRLQWEKFRQQPKWIIGYSDITLLHAHLFATEQIASLHSPMAGAFNDCTGAEDVFLNSIYQAITGCTMQYSATPHSMNRPGEASGPLTGGNLSLLAHLIGSASDYDTSGHLLFIEDVGEYLYNIDRMWLQLKRSGKLSRLAGLIVGSFSDMKDTTIPFGSQVYDIILEQVKEYDYPVCFDFPVGHVHENFALKSGVVHRLQVGTNVLLSEVQL from the coding sequence ATGGTTTTAGTTCCTCCTGCACTTAAAAAAGGCGATACCATAGGTATCGTTTGTCCCTCGGGTTATATGGCGCTTGAAAAAATGGAGAAATGCATTGCTGCTTTGCGACGATGGGGTTTTCATGTGAAGATGGGGAGTACGCCGGGGCAGCAATTTCATTATTTCTCCGGCACGGATGAAGACCGGCTTGCCGATTTGCAGCAGATGATGGATGACAGCGGCGTTCAGGCTATCCTTTGCGGCAGGGGTGGGTATGGCATGAGCCGCATTATAGATCGCCTGCAATGGGAAAAGTTCAGGCAACAGCCCAAATGGATCATTGGTTACAGTGATATTACCCTGTTGCATGCTCATCTTTTTGCTACAGAACAAATAGCGTCGCTGCATTCTCCCATGGCCGGCGCTTTTAACGACTGCACCGGGGCGGAGGATGTATTTCTTAATTCTATTTACCAGGCTATAACAGGCTGTACTATGCAGTATAGCGCCACTCCGCATAGTATGAACCGGCCAGGAGAGGCTTCTGGCCCACTCACTGGCGGTAATCTTTCGTTACTTGCTCATCTTATTGGTTCGGCTTCGGATTATGATACCAGCGGGCATCTGCTTTTTATCGAGGACGTTGGTGAATACCTGTATAATATAGACCGTATGTGGCTGCAATTAAAACGCAGCGGTAAGCTTAGCCGCCTGGCGGGGCTTATCGTTGGCAGCTTTTCTGATATGAAGGATACCACCATTCCTTTTGGCAGCCAGGTATATGATATTATCCTGGAACAGGTTAAAGAATATGACTATCCTGTTTGTTTCGACTTTCCGGTTGGACATGTACATGAAAACTTTGCATTGAAATCGGGGGTGGTACACCGGCTGCAGGTGGGAACCAATGTGTTACTTTCGGAGGTTCAGTTGTAA
- a CDS encoding glycerophosphodiester phosphodiesterase family protein — translation MKQLFAFFLLAISLQVQAQVPDTSLSQYAGKYIFPAGSPAQFAEVSLVNAELVISAAIGSTTLERLWVDSFKMVEYSGGVKFLRSASQQVTGIYVALAEMGLTLTGEKEAVAAKPADTSFALQPLSKPRYIAAGKFDIQAHQGGCGLYPCNTVPAFINAVKLGVATLELDCVISKDRKVVVSHDQFMNFAIRTPEGKDIITRDNQRGFNIYTMSYDSVRRYDAGSRPNPEFAQQKKMAAYKPLLSEVFDSVENYVAAKKLSPVKYNIEIKSLAGDNVFHPEPEVFTDLVVKEIENKHLSDRVLIQSFDVRALQYLHRKYPELALSYLVGNAASVEDNIKRLGFVPDVYSPEFKLVTAETVQRIAALNSCLIPWTVDGDGDIQRIMGLGVDGIISNYPNRVLSAVQRSKTGKVK, via the coding sequence ATGAAACAGTTATTTGCTTTTTTTCTATTGGCTATAAGCCTGCAGGTGCAGGCTCAGGTTCCTGATACATCTTTGTCTCAATATGCGGGGAAGTATATTTTCCCGGCTGGCAGTCCTGCCCAGTTTGCCGAGGTAAGCCTTGTAAATGCTGAGCTGGTTATCAGCGCCGCTATTGGTTCTACCACATTGGAGCGGTTGTGGGTTGATAGTTTTAAAATGGTGGAGTATTCGGGCGGTGTGAAATTCCTCAGGAGTGCGTCGCAGCAGGTTACGGGTATTTATGTGGCGCTGGCTGAAATGGGTTTAACGCTTACGGGAGAGAAAGAAGCTGTAGCTGCCAAACCAGCAGATACATCATTTGCTTTACAACCTTTATCTAAGCCCCGTTATATAGCGGCCGGTAAATTTGATATCCAGGCGCACCAGGGGGGCTGTGGTTTATATCCCTGTAATACCGTTCCTGCCTTTATCAATGCTGTGAAGCTTGGGGTGGCTACCCTGGAGCTGGACTGTGTAATATCCAAAGACCGCAAGGTGGTGGTGTCTCATGATCAGTTTATGAACTTTGCGATAAGAACTCCGGAGGGTAAAGACATCATTACCCGTGATAACCAGCGTGGGTTCAACATCTATACGATGAGCTATGACAGTGTGCGCCGTTATGATGCGGGTAGCAGGCCTAATCCTGAATTTGCGCAACAGAAGAAAATGGCGGCCTATAAACCATTGTTGTCTGAGGTGTTTGATTCCGTAGAAAATTATGTTGCTGCCAAGAAGTTATCTCCTGTTAAGTATAATATCGAGATCAAGTCGCTGGCAGGTGACAATGTATTTCACCCGGAGCCTGAAGTATTTACTGACCTGGTGGTGAAGGAAATAGAAAACAAGCATCTTTCAGACAGGGTGCTCATACAGTCTTTTGATGTAAGGGCGCTTCAATACCTGCACAGGAAATATCCTGAGCTTGCTCTTTCGTACCTGGTAGGTAATGCTGCGTCTGTTGAGGATAATATTAAGCGACTTGGTTTTGTACCTGACGTATACAGCCCTGAATTTAAGCTAGTGACGGCTGAAACCGTTCAGCGTATAGCAGCGTTAAACAGCTGTCTTATTCCATGGACCGTTGACGGTGACGGGGACATTCAGAGGATCATGGGGCTTGGTGTAGATGGTATCATCAGCAATTATCCCAACAGGGTACTTTCTGCGGTACAAAGGAGCAAAACCGGCAAAGTGAAGTGA
- a CDS encoding TonB-dependent receptor encodes MFKTPSHLTLVLLLLLVPVFFSRLVAQESNGSVSGVVSSAAQASVPSVTVILVNTEKKKWSAQTDSAGAFIFSKLPYGTYRLQVSPVGYSSFSRAVVVSSAPQVVNISLAMSATDLQEVTVTTQKRLQSRIDIPVAVSAISGATLDKMGVRQYDELTQLVPGFQMQLQSPNNPSYVIRGITSDEGDTRTQNRVSVFQDGVSMSRSRGSVAELFDMERVEVVKGPQGTLFGRGAQIGAVNLIQNKPTDKLSGAIQLGYGNWNQKIANGFINTPIGDKWANRFAFYYNDRDGFIENAAGGRLNGRNVVALRNTTRFKAGPNTTADFIVNYQHDNYPGTSFKSGQYAPPGGDTKAWTKAGLDAGDSLYIKRDVVALTLLVNHNFSDRLGLSSITGFRSYDSDEAFDADGTMSPILFLHELAKGKQFSQELRLNYDNKRNFSGFIGGSFFHENAHTDLPLRVNEQALYVAAMPIISAAVGQQLMGAGFSSVQVNALLPMIFVPKPVLTNGVPNYSTNLPNVSAILAAAGIPSAALPAQIRQLVAAISNAPLQTYHEEWSHDYGKNTAYELFADGTYKPGRKLSITGGIRGSYEKQMGGYQADPSQQPGGLGILMGQYPNLLWKPTNGKISVEKGYWSYVGRLALGYNYAPNNNVYASVSRGRRPGVIMVTVSDTTFLQPEIVWSYEAGAKGRLLHNKLSYDVAAYYYDWSHFQSNAYELVNGNLTYVSRDAGKAHSFGLELAAQYYFYKNSSIFGNWGYIDAQFNDKDEKGNAQENAGNTFRLTPKNSFSGGLDLNFPLRGNTMNFYFRPSYTYKSKVYFDNNNREDLSQDGYGVANGTLGLSWQKGKLQYDISVFGKNIFDEKFLIDAGNTGDAIGMPTYIAGNRGTFGVLLKLGF; translated from the coding sequence ATGTTTAAAACGCCTTCACACTTAACCCTTGTATTACTTCTGCTATTGGTACCGGTGTTTTTCTCCCGGCTGGTTGCGCAAGAAAGTAACGGATCTGTTTCAGGTGTTGTTAGCTCTGCCGCTCAGGCTTCCGTTCCTTCAGTAACAGTAATACTTGTAAATACCGAGAAGAAGAAATGGTCTGCGCAAACTGATAGTGCCGGCGCGTTTATTTTTTCCAAGCTTCCTTATGGAACTTATCGTTTGCAGGTGTCTCCTGTGGGCTATAGTAGTTTTTCGCGTGCAGTAGTGGTGTCATCTGCTCCGCAGGTGGTGAACATCTCTTTAGCCATGTCGGCTACCGATTTGCAGGAGGTAACGGTAACAACGCAAAAACGTTTACAGAGCCGTATAGATATTCCGGTGGCGGTATCGGCCATCAGCGGTGCTACGCTCGATAAAATGGGTGTGCGCCAGTATGATGAGCTTACGCAGCTGGTTCCTGGTTTTCAGATGCAATTGCAGAGCCCTAATAATCCCAGCTATGTGATAAGGGGGATAACTTCTGATGAAGGTGATACGCGTACGCAAAACCGTGTATCGGTATTCCAGGACGGCGTTTCCATGTCGCGGTCACGCGGGTCTGTCGCCGAGCTTTTTGATATGGAAAGGGTAGAGGTTGTAAAAGGTCCGCAGGGAACACTGTTTGGGCGAGGTGCGCAGATTGGTGCTGTTAACCTTATCCAGAACAAACCTACAGATAAGCTTTCAGGCGCTATACAACTTGGGTATGGTAACTGGAATCAGAAGATAGCCAATGGTTTTATCAATACGCCTATTGGCGACAAGTGGGCCAACAGGTTTGCTTTTTATTACAATGACCGCGACGGATTTATTGAAAATGCAGCTGGTGGAAGGTTAAACGGCAGGAATGTTGTTGCTTTAAGAAATACCACCCGGTTTAAAGCGGGGCCTAATACTACTGCCGACTTCATTGTAAACTACCAGCATGATAATTATCCTGGCACCAGCTTCAAGAGTGGCCAGTACGCGCCTCCGGGCGGAGATACGAAAGCCTGGACAAAAGCGGGGTTAGATGCGGGGGATTCTTTGTATATCAAGCGGGATGTGGTGGCGCTTACATTGCTGGTGAATCATAATTTCTCAGACAGGCTGGGCCTTTCGTCTATCACTGGTTTCCGTAGTTACGATTCTGATGAGGCGTTTGATGCTGACGGAACGATGTCGCCTATTCTCTTTTTACATGAACTTGCGAAAGGCAAACAGTTTAGCCAGGAGTTAAGGCTGAACTATGATAATAAAAGGAATTTCTCCGGTTTTATCGGTGGCAGCTTCTTTCATGAAAATGCACACACCGATCTGCCGTTAAGGGTGAATGAGCAGGCGCTTTATGTGGCTGCGATGCCTATCATCAGTGCTGCTGTGGGACAGCAGCTTATGGGAGCTGGTTTTTCGAGCGTCCAGGTAAATGCATTGCTGCCTATGATCTTTGTTCCGAAGCCGGTATTAACGAATGGGGTGCCTAATTATTCTACCAATCTTCCTAATGTATCGGCGATACTTGCTGCGGCGGGCATTCCTTCTGCCGCTTTGCCTGCGCAGATACGGCAGTTGGTAGCTGCTATCTCCAATGCGCCGCTTCAGACCTATCACGAAGAGTGGTCGCATGACTATGGAAAGAATACTGCTTACGAACTTTTTGCTGATGGCACTTACAAGCCGGGCAGGAAATTATCGATCACAGGAGGTATCAGGGGGAGTTATGAAAAGCAAATGGGCGGTTATCAGGCCGATCCTTCGCAACAGCCGGGCGGACTGGGCATTCTGATGGGGCAGTATCCCAACCTGCTTTGGAAGCCAACCAATGGTAAGATCAGTGTGGAGAAAGGATATTGGTCGTATGTAGGGCGTCTTGCGCTGGGTTACAACTATGCGCCCAATAATAATGTATATGCCTCTGTTTCCCGTGGCCGCCGTCCTGGCGTGATCATGGTAACTGTTTCTGATACTACTTTCCTTCAGCCTGAAATTGTGTGGAGTTATGAAGCTGGCGCCAAAGGCCGTTTGCTGCATAACAAGCTTTCTTATGATGTAGCAGCCTATTATTATGACTGGAGTCATTTCCAGTCAAATGCCTATGAGCTTGTAAATGGTAATCTTACTTATGTTTCCAGAGATGCCGGTAAGGCGCATAGTTTTGGATTAGAACTGGCGGCACAGTATTATTTCTATAAGAACAGCAGCATCTTTGGTAACTGGGGATATATAGACGCCCAGTTCAATGATAAAGATGAGAAAGGCAATGCGCAGGAGAACGCAGGTAATACTTTCCGTCTTACTCCCAAGAACAGTTTCTCCGGTGGTCTTGATCTTAACTTCCCGCTTCGCGGCAATACGATGAATTTTTATTTCCGTCCTTCCTATACCTATAAATCGAAAGTTTATTTCGATAATAATAACAGGGAGGATCTGAGCCAGGACGGGTATGGTGTGGCTAACGGTACTTTGGGGCTTAGCTGGCAAAAAGGTAAACTTCAATACGACATCAGCGTATTTGGTAAAAATATTTTTGATGAGAAGTTCCTGATAGATGCAGGCAATACCGGTGATGCCATTGGCATGCCCACTTATATTGCGGGTAACAGAGGCACTTTTGGTGTGTTACTGAAACTTGGTTTTTAA
- a CDS encoding S66 peptidase family protein, which produces MNRKSFLQQTGLLLAATGIPGVLGAKALTRRSVPMVVPPYLSKRDTIGITSPAGYITLNDIQSAVQQITGWGYKVKVGRTIGKKDGSLGGSDAERLLDFQEMLDDRDIKAILCARGGYGIVRIIDQLDFSGLRRHPKWIIGFSDVTLLHCHINRNHQVATIHSKMCNSFPDDWSKADDTQVKTILSIQKALSGEKMRYEVAANMNNRLGKAVGQLVGGNLRTLENLSDTRSDLYVANKILFLEDVHEPLYNIDRMFWSLKRTGKLEQLAGLIIGGFSVKADPVPADEFPKDLYAIVNEKVKGYHYPVCFDFPVGHQRNNYALKCGSRHSLTVTMQGSSLQEMR; this is translated from the coding sequence ATGAACAGGAAATCTTTTTTACAGCAAACCGGGCTTTTGCTCGCGGCTACGGGTATCCCGGGGGTATTGGGGGCCAAGGCGCTCACCAGGCGGTCTGTGCCGATGGTTGTTCCTCCTTATTTGTCCAAGCGGGATACTATTGGTATTACCAGTCCGGCAGGTTATATCACGCTCAATGATATCCAGAGCGCTGTTCAGCAGATCACCGGCTGGGGATATAAGGTAAAGGTTGGGCGTACCATAGGTAAGAAAGATGGCAGCCTGGGGGGATCTGATGCTGAAAGGCTTCTTGATTTCCAGGAAATGCTTGATGATAGGGATATAAAAGCGATTTTGTGTGCACGGGGCGGGTATGGTATTGTAAGGATCATCGATCAGCTTGATTTTTCGGGGCTTCGCCGTCATCCTAAATGGATCATTGGTTTCAGCGATGTTACGCTATTGCATTGTCATATTAACCGCAATCACCAGGTGGCGACCATTCATTCCAAAATGTGCAACAGTTTTCCTGATGACTGGAGTAAGGCTGACGATACGCAGGTAAAGACGATACTTTCTATTCAAAAGGCGCTTTCAGGTGAAAAGATGCGTTATGAAGTTGCTGCGAACATGAATAACCGTTTGGGGAAAGCTGTGGGGCAACTGGTGGGCGGCAATTTGCGTACGCTAGAGAACTTATCGGATACCCGTTCAGATCTTTATGTAGCCAACAAGATACTGTTTCTCGAAGATGTACATGAGCCTTTGTATAATATCGACCGTATGTTCTGGAGTTTGAAACGTACCGGCAAGTTGGAACAGCTTGCAGGCCTTATTATAGGTGGTTTTAGTGTTAAGGCTGATCCTGTACCTGCGGATGAATTTCCCAAAGACCTTTATGCCATTGTCAATGAAAAGGTAAAAGGCTATCATTATCCTGTATGTTTTGATTTTCCTGTAGGGCATCAGCGTAACAACTATGCGTTGAAGTGTGGCAGCAGGCATAGCTTAACTGTAACTATGCAGGGAAGCAGCTTGCAGGAGATGAGATAA